A portion of the Natronogracilivirga saccharolytica genome contains these proteins:
- the porQ gene encoding type IX secretion system protein PorQ yields MKPYLPDLKHKACTILLILFLLTGLSPGSYGQSSNETVFGFLNVPGSARTAALGGEHVSLNSGGTAMFTTNPAYVSGVNHKEFSASYLNHLADIYMANAHFSWHINEIGTFSTGIRLLNYGNITRVDSDGIEDGSFGSYDFSWSAAFSRTIFGNLQGGAGTRIITSSYDTYQSTAIALFGGLYYTFNDDLTHLGVSFRNLGSQLTLFDETREKLPFDLSAGVTHRLMHLPLRFNLTLHSLNRWDLPVFDDEEDPGISENLLRRMRFGTEILFSDNFHLRLGYDHLKNQELKGDRRIDLSGSGIGLGIEIRDISIDLSRTSFSETGGLFQLSLATQF; encoded by the coding sequence TTGAAACCCTACCTTCCGGATTTGAAGCACAAGGCCTGCACTATCCTCCTGATACTGTTCCTGTTGACCGGACTCAGCCCCGGGTCTTACGGCCAGAGCAGCAACGAAACGGTGTTCGGTTTTCTGAATGTTCCCGGCTCTGCCCGCACAGCTGCTCTCGGAGGCGAACATGTTTCTCTTAACAGTGGAGGAACAGCGATGTTTACAACCAACCCGGCGTATGTCAGTGGTGTCAATCACAAAGAGTTCAGTGCTTCCTATCTGAATCATCTCGCTGATATTTACATGGCCAATGCCCACTTTTCCTGGCATATCAATGAAATCGGCACTTTTTCAACCGGAATCCGGCTCCTGAACTACGGAAACATTACACGGGTTGACAGTGACGGTATTGAGGACGGTTCTTTTGGCTCATACGACTTTTCCTGGAGTGCTGCCTTTTCCCGCACCATTTTTGGCAATCTGCAAGGCGGCGCCGGCACGCGCATCATTACCAGCAGCTATGACACCTATCAGTCCACCGCCATAGCACTTTTTGGCGGGCTCTATTACACCTTTAATGATGATCTCACACATCTGGGAGTTTCATTCCGCAACCTCGGCTCCCAGCTTACACTGTTTGATGAAACCAGGGAAAAGCTTCCGTTTGATCTCTCTGCAGGCGTTACTCACCGCCTGATGCACCTGCCGCTGCGTTTTAACCTGACCCTCCATTCACTGAACCGGTGGGACCTGCCCGTCTTCGACGATGAAGAGGACCCGGGCATTTCCGAGAACCTGCTGCGAAGGATGCGTTTTGGAACCGAAATCCTGTTTTCCGATAATTTTCATCTGCGCCTCGGCTATGACCACCTGAAAAATCAGGAACTGAAGGGTGACCGGCGTATTGACTTGTCCGGCAGCGGCATCGGTCTGGGAATTGAAATCCGGGATATCTCCATTGACCTCAGCCGAACTTCTTTCAGTGAGACCGGCGGACTGTTTCAGCTCAGCCTTGCCACACAGTTCTGA
- the aroC gene encoding chorismate synthase produces the protein MIRYLTAGESHGPELTGIIDGLPAGLPLSEDAISRQLFRRQQGYGRGGRMAFEQDKAQIVSGVRFGKTMGHPVALKMINRAYHKDKDNWPVVMSSVPVKDQIEKITLPRPGHADLVGVQKFRFDDIRPVIERSSARETAMRVACCAAARELLGFFGIQIGGHIIQIGESGYASWEAVRDTADPVISEGGNALSETADKSEVRCIDSGISEQMVAEIKKRRKDGSSLGGIYEIVVTGLPAGIGTYTQWDRKLEGLLSQAVMSTQAMKGVEVGIGFEAGKRHGRNVHDEITWEDDQYGRRTNRAGGLEGGITTGQPLIIRGVMKPIPTMLKPLQTVDIVSKESRETRYERSDVCALPRALVVVENVIAPVLANAFLEKYGGDSVGEISERYPARN, from the coding sequence ATGATTCGATATTTAACTGCCGGAGAATCCCACGGACCTGAGCTGACCGGAATCATCGACGGGCTCCCTGCCGGTCTTCCGCTTTCTGAAGATGCCATATCCAGACAACTTTTCAGAAGACAACAGGGTTATGGCCGGGGCGGGAGAATGGCTTTCGAGCAAGACAAGGCTCAGATCGTTTCGGGGGTCCGCTTCGGAAAAACCATGGGTCACCCCGTCGCACTGAAAATGATCAACAGAGCTTATCACAAGGACAAAGACAACTGGCCCGTGGTTATGTCCTCAGTTCCCGTCAAAGACCAGATTGAAAAAATCACTTTGCCCAGGCCGGGACATGCCGATCTCGTCGGAGTGCAGAAGTTTCGTTTTGATGATATCCGCCCGGTAATAGAGCGTTCCAGTGCAAGGGAAACCGCTATGAGAGTTGCCTGCTGTGCCGCTGCCCGTGAGCTGCTCGGCTTTTTTGGCATACAGATCGGCGGTCATATCATACAAATCGGGGAGAGCGGATATGCCTCCTGGGAAGCCGTCAGGGATACAGCAGATCCGGTCATTTCCGAAGGTGGCAATGCGCTCTCCGAAACAGCCGACAAATCGGAGGTTCGTTGTATTGATTCCGGAATATCTGAGCAAATGGTCGCTGAAATCAAAAAACGCCGGAAAGATGGAAGTTCCCTTGGTGGTATTTACGAGATTGTCGTTACGGGCCTTCCTGCCGGAATCGGAACGTACACGCAATGGGACCGCAAACTTGAGGGGCTTCTTTCGCAGGCTGTCATGAGCACCCAGGCAATGAAAGGTGTGGAAGTCGGAATCGGATTTGAAGCCGGTAAGCGCCACGGCCGCAACGTACATGATGAAATTACCTGGGAAGATGACCAATACGGCCGCAGGACCAATCGTGCCGGAGGACTCGAGGGCGGCATTACCACGGGTCAGCCGCTGATTATCCGCGGTGTCATGAAACCCATCCCCACCATGCTCAAACCATTGCAGACCGTGGATATTGTTTCGAAAGAGTCTCGTGAAACACGTTATGAGCGTTCGGATGTCTGTGCCCTGCCGCGGGCGCTGGTCGTTGTAGAAAATGTTATTGCCCCGGTACTTGCCAACGCTTTCCTGGAAAAATACGGCGGTGACTCCGTCGGGGAAATATCTGAAAGGTACCCGGCCCGCAACTGA
- a CDS encoding tetratricopeptide repeat protein, which produces MNQSRMQKLVGFLKENPQDSFSRFALALEQLKAGDVNKAREHFEFIQLNDPGYVGVYYHLGKLYQNTGNPEKAIKTFTNGISVARNAQNHHAASELEQALQEIETEE; this is translated from the coding sequence ATGAATCAATCCAGAATGCAAAAGCTGGTGGGTTTTCTGAAGGAAAATCCGCAGGACAGTTTTTCCAGGTTTGCCCTGGCGCTTGAACAGCTCAAAGCCGGAGATGTAAACAAGGCGAGGGAGCATTTTGAGTTCATCCAACTCAACGACCCGGGATATGTCGGTGTTTATTACCACCTGGGCAAATTGTATCAGAACACCGGGAACCCTGAAAAAGCGATTAAAACATTTACCAACGGCATTTCAGTGGCCCGCAATGCTCAAAACCACCATGCGGCAAGTGAACTGGAACAGGCACTTCAGGAAATTGAAACCGAAGAGTAA
- a CDS encoding MlaD family protein: MKKIHNEIKIGLTIVIAMLIAIIGFRLMQDIPIFRPSLQLNTSFERVDGISAGSSVYMSGVKIGSVNRVRLEGPDSVLVVMNLSYTEGVPVGSKAFIESSDLIGGKRIRIQFSRETEMVEDGGYIEGVYERTGIEELEHFADEIRPGVTRSTESLAEVLEEVDQLLKDGGRENINQALVALNSSSQQVNTLLERRSEDLDQSIVSLRKFMANLDTLSHGRQTQLDEILINLETTSKELGLISEELGGVSTELNTMMQNINSGDGTVGRLIQDPSLYENLDSLAINLKNISRKMEEDPHHFLKHMRLIDIF; this comes from the coding sequence TTGAAAAAGATTCATAACGAGATAAAAATTGGTCTGACGATCGTCATCGCGATGCTGATAGCCATCATCGGATTCCGTCTGATGCAGGATATCCCCATATTCAGACCCAGCCTGCAGTTGAATACGTCATTTGAACGTGTGGACGGAATCAGTGCAGGAAGTTCCGTATATATGTCGGGTGTTAAAATCGGATCGGTAAACCGGGTAAGACTCGAAGGTCCCGACAGTGTTCTGGTGGTTATGAACCTGTCCTATACCGAAGGTGTGCCTGTGGGATCCAAAGCTTTTATCGAATCATCCGATTTGATCGGCGGAAAACGCATCCGGATTCAGTTTTCCCGCGAAACCGAAATGGTTGAAGACGGCGGATATATTGAAGGGGTGTATGAGAGGACCGGAATTGAAGAACTGGAACATTTTGCTGATGAAATTCGCCCGGGAGTGACGCGGTCGACCGAAAGTCTTGCCGAAGTACTGGAAGAAGTGGATCAGCTTCTGAAAGACGGTGGCCGTGAAAATATCAATCAGGCACTGGTGGCACTTAACAGCTCTTCACAGCAGGTCAACACGCTGCTGGAACGCAGAAGCGAAGATCTGGACCAGTCCATTGTCAGTCTGCGCAAGTTCATGGCCAATCTCGATACGCTGAGTCATGGGCGGCAAACCCAGCTGGATGAAATTCTCATCAACCTGGAAACAACAAGCAAGGAGCTGGGCTTGATTTCGGAAGAACTGGGAGGGGTCAGCACCGAACTTAACACCATGATGCAGAATATTAACAGCGGGGACGGGACGGTCGGCAGGCTGATACAGGACCCGTCACTGTATGAGAATCTTGACAGTCTGGCCATAAATCTCAAAAACATCTCCAGGAAAATGGAGGAAGATCCTCATCACTTCCTGAAACACATGAGGTTAATTGACATATTTTAA
- a CDS encoding LysM peptidoglycan-binding domain-containing protein has translation MRLRLIFFLILVLAAGYTFAQSTHHTVRAGETLFSISRQYDVSVQQLREWNDLSDNVIRVGQRLVVSTVDDEDPADTPAEDRAASEDDEEVSSHTVRAGETLFRISRMYDVSVDDLKKWNNLDSNTISIGQELVIRADERMDEPDETPDDEALASDDEGAAETEDDEEAEETPAYYEVRPGDTMYAIATRHNLSVDELREMNNLDDTTLHVGQELRIRRGPAPPPSVTAEWDMESTPQGKFVTYTFSEEDTLDQLLQYHNMDQSEFRALNPGLSPSDIRTGDDITLLLSATSRQKNPYRKDISGEESAEMRVTRYPEERRGQTTTSGDLYNPSALTAAHPSLSLGSVVFVKNPETGRGVFVHINDRTPENRLLLSDAAFQALGYHDSTQLTARIHQADDN, from the coding sequence ATGCGTTTAAGACTGATCTTCTTTTTAATACTGGTACTGGCAGCGGGATATACTTTTGCACAAAGCACGCACCATACCGTTCGGGCCGGTGAAACACTCTTCAGCATATCCCGCCAGTACGATGTCTCTGTACAGCAGCTCAGGGAGTGGAATGATCTATCCGACAACGTTATCCGGGTCGGACAACGCCTTGTTGTCAGCACTGTTGACGACGAGGATCCGGCAGACACGCCGGCTGAAGATCGTGCGGCCAGCGAAGATGACGAAGAAGTTTCCAGTCACACGGTCAGAGCCGGGGAAACGCTTTTCCGGATTTCCCGGATGTATGATGTTTCGGTGGATGATCTGAAAAAATGGAATAATCTGGACTCCAACACAATCTCCATCGGACAGGAGCTTGTTATACGCGCTGACGAACGCATGGATGAGCCCGATGAAACACCGGATGACGAAGCACTTGCATCAGATGATGAAGGCGCTGCGGAAACAGAAGATGATGAAGAAGCTGAAGAGACCCCGGCATATTATGAAGTGCGTCCGGGTGACACTATGTATGCCATTGCAACACGCCACAACCTGTCGGTTGATGAACTCAGGGAGATGAACAACCTGGATGATACGACCCTTCATGTGGGCCAGGAGTTGCGTATTCGCCGCGGACCTGCACCACCGCCTTCTGTTACGGCTGAATGGGATATGGAAAGCACTCCCCAGGGCAAGTTTGTCACTTATACCTTCTCCGAAGAGGATACCCTTGACCAGTTGCTTCAATATCATAACATGGACCAGAGTGAGTTCAGGGCTCTCAATCCCGGGCTTTCCCCTTCTGATATCCGCACCGGTGACGACATAACGCTCCTTCTTTCAGCAACTTCCCGGCAGAAAAACCCGTACCGTAAAGATATTTCCGGTGAGGAATCTGCAGAAATGAGAGTCACACGATATCCGGAAGAGAGACGCGGACAGACAACTACCAGCGGAGATCTTTATAACCCCAGCGCACTGACAGCCGCACATCCCAGCCTTTCCCTTGGTTCCGTCGTCTTCGTGAAAAACCCTGAAACCGGCCGCGGTGTGTTTGTCCACATCAACGACCGGACACCTGAAAACCGGCTGCTGCTTTCTGACGCTGCTTTTCAGGCACTGGGCTACCATGACTCAACCCAATTGACAGCAAGAATTCATCAGGCTGATGATAATTAA
- a CDS encoding ABC transporter ATP-binding protein has protein sequence MIEIKNLTKSFGNNLIWEDVSLTIEDGETLAIIGKSGSGKSVLMKHLNVLLYPDSGAVLIDGVNVFHMRYARLRKLRQRFGVLFQGAALFDSISAFENVAFPLRFFTDLDDNEIEKRVLESLEMVHLSKIGNKSPAELSGGMRKRVGLARAIVLKPDYLLYDEPTSGLDPQTSDEINDLIINMAESLDITSIVISHDMHSVLRVADKVAFLDEQKLSWYGTLDELRNSSHKSLNQFIKASEYSI, from the coding sequence ATGATAGAAATTAAAAATCTAACCAAAAGCTTCGGAAACAATCTGATCTGGGAGGATGTGAGCCTTACCATAGAAGACGGAGAGACGCTGGCGATCATTGGAAAGTCCGGTTCCGGTAAGTCCGTGCTCATGAAGCATCTGAATGTGCTGCTTTACCCGGATTCCGGCGCTGTGTTGATCGACGGTGTCAATGTTTTTCACATGAGATATGCCCGGCTCAGAAAACTGCGTCAGCGTTTCGGCGTTCTGTTCCAGGGTGCGGCGTTGTTCGATTCGATTTCAGCATTTGAAAATGTGGCGTTTCCGCTTCGCTTCTTTACAGATCTGGATGACAATGAGATAGAAAAACGTGTATTGGAATCACTTGAAATGGTTCACCTGAGCAAAATCGGAAACAAATCCCCCGCTGAGCTGTCCGGAGGAATGAGGAAGCGGGTTGGACTTGCACGCGCAATTGTCCTCAAACCCGATTATCTTCTGTATGATGAACCCACTTCCGGACTTGACCCCCAGACATCCGATGAAATAAATGATCTAATCATCAATATGGCCGAATCCCTCGACATTACATCCATTGTTATCAGCCATGATATGCACAGCGTGCTGCGGGTAGCTGACAAGGTGGCATTTCTGGATGAGCAGAAACTGAGCTGGTACGGCACGCTGGATGAGTTGCGGAACAGCAGCCACAAGTCCCTCAACCAGTTTATTAAGGCAAGCGAATATTCTATTTAA
- a CDS encoding sigma-70 family RNA polymerase sigma factor has product MAHLTREEFQKQQDFNDEILPHLDAIYNFALKLTANNDDAEDLVQDTIVKAYRFFNSYEKGTNAKGWLFRILKNSYINNYRKASKQPGKVDYDEIEPFYESIRSEQSNTTDLESQMYGDMMDDDVTSALNRLPEDFRTVVLLCDIEGFTYEEIANMLDVPIGTIRSRLHRGRNLLKAELTEYASRRGYSGE; this is encoded by the coding sequence ATGGCGCATTTGACAAGGGAGGAGTTTCAGAAACAGCAGGACTTTAATGATGAAATTCTTCCGCACCTTGATGCTATTTACAATTTTGCCCTGAAATTGACGGCCAACAATGACGACGCCGAAGATTTGGTGCAGGATACCATTGTCAAGGCCTATCGTTTTTTCAACAGTTATGAAAAAGGCACCAATGCCAAGGGCTGGCTGTTCCGGATACTGAAAAATTCCTACATCAATAATTACAGAAAAGCTTCCAAACAGCCGGGCAAAGTTGATTACGACGAAATTGAGCCGTTTTACGAAAGTATACGAAGCGAACAGTCCAACACCACCGACCTTGAAAGTCAGATGTACGGTGACATGATGGATGATGATGTCACTTCCGCCCTGAATCGCCTGCCGGAGGATTTTCGCACCGTTGTTCTGCTCTGCGACATTGAAGGATTTACCTATGAAGAAATAGCAAACATGCTTGATGTGCCCATCGGCACCATTCGTTCAAGATTGCACAGAGGAAGAAATCTGCTCAAAGCGGAACTGACCGAATACGCTTCAAGACGCGGTTACAGCGGCGAATAA
- a CDS encoding MlaE family ABC transporter permease codes for MQLFVDVGRYCRLIYEAIRSSTEFGMYWKNLISEMIKTGYDSLPIIMLAGFFTGAVMTIQTSYQLVAGFIPPATIGSIVSQSLLIELAAVISALVLAGRVGARIATELGTMAVSEQIDALESMGFNSVTFLVMPRVLAGVFMFPVIYVAASVAGMTGGLLAGIMTGTVPVADFMTGARQVFSPADVSFGIIKSFVFGYIITSISCFKGYFATGGAEGVGKATTQAAVLSCIYILIADFVLAFVLL; via the coding sequence ATGCAATTATTTGTTGATGTAGGGCGCTATTGCAGATTGATCTACGAGGCTATCAGGTCGTCGACGGAATTCGGCATGTACTGGAAGAACCTGATTTCCGAGATGATCAAAACCGGCTATGATTCGCTTCCGATTATCATGCTGGCAGGATTTTTTACCGGTGCGGTAATGACGATACAGACTTCCTATCAGCTCGTGGCCGGATTCATACCGCCGGCTACAATCGGGTCCATCGTCTCCCAGTCTCTCCTGATCGAACTGGCGGCGGTGATAAGTGCTCTGGTACTTGCCGGACGCGTGGGTGCACGGATTGCAACCGAACTCGGCACCATGGCCGTAAGCGAGCAGATCGATGCCCTGGAGTCCATGGGTTTTAATTCTGTGACATTTCTGGTCATGCCGAGGGTGCTTGCCGGGGTGTTCATGTTTCCGGTGATTTACGTGGCGGCATCAGTGGCCGGAATGACAGGAGGTCTGCTGGCAGGCATTATGACAGGAACAGTGCCGGTGGCCGATTTTATGACCGGGGCAAGGCAGGTCTTTTCACCCGCGGATGTCAGCTTCGGGATCATAAAATCTTTTGTATTCGGATATATAATTACCTCGATTTCCTGCTTTAAAGGCTATTTTGCCACTGGAGGTGCAGAAGGAGTAGGGAAGGCAACAACCCAGGCCGCAGTTTTGAGCTGTATTTACATACTTATAGCCGATTTTGTGCTCGCCTTTGTGCTATTGTAA
- a CDS encoding sensor histidine kinase — protein MFFKSTSNRIKGVLVFFLVITAIGSFVYTQYLIEKIRDKERSGVELWARAMEYHSKPHYEDTRNDLKSIMMELSAMDGIDTMTRSRWIRTLERAESDLSNSSLDFVASELIIKNRFEIPSVVVDEDQEILHSRNTGNRELEEGIIAEFASLNDPIRIELGSGDMKQEQFIYYGDSAIIRTLHYFPYVQFGLLALFLGMGYMSLSSIKRTEQSNLWVGMAREAAHQLGTPLSSLYGWIELLKQQNNDQETLNIAHEISNDLHRMQTVAERFNKIGSEPELKPAKAGPIIRQVMDYLERRMPQIGKHVTLSMELNSERRIPVNKELFAWAIENLLKNALDAIDSRNGNNDDSVHIEAREYNNSYIIDVTDTGKGIEKKLRSEIFNPGYSTKKRGWGLGLSLTRRIIEDYHKGRIYVYKSVPGEGTTFRLVLPLGENGKLAAGRRKKAA, from the coding sequence ATGTTTTTCAAAAGCACATCAAACAGGATCAAGGGGGTACTTGTCTTCTTCCTTGTGATCACAGCAATCGGTTCGTTTGTATACACTCAGTATCTCATCGAAAAGATCCGTGATAAAGAGCGCTCCGGAGTGGAGCTTTGGGCAAGGGCGATGGAGTATCACAGCAAACCACACTATGAAGATACCCGCAATGACCTCAAATCTATAATGATGGAGCTCTCGGCCATGGATGGTATTGATACCATGACTCGAAGCCGCTGGATCCGGACACTTGAACGCGCTGAATCAGACCTGTCCAACTCCTCACTGGACTTTGTTGCATCGGAGCTGATTATCAAAAACCGTTTTGAAATTCCGTCAGTCGTGGTCGATGAAGATCAGGAAATTCTGCATTCCCGGAACACCGGCAACCGTGAGCTTGAGGAGGGTATTATCGCTGAATTTGCTTCCCTGAATGACCCGATACGCATTGAGCTTGGGTCAGGAGACATGAAACAGGAGCAGTTTATCTATTATGGCGACAGCGCGATCATCCGGACGCTGCACTATTTTCCGTATGTGCAGTTCGGTCTGCTTGCTCTGTTTCTGGGCATGGGATACATGAGTCTGAGCAGTATCAAGAGAACAGAACAGTCCAACTTGTGGGTAGGAATGGCCCGCGAGGCAGCCCATCAGCTGGGCACGCCGCTGTCCAGTCTGTACGGCTGGATTGAGCTGCTCAAGCAGCAAAACAATGACCAGGAAACGCTGAACATCGCCCATGAAATTTCCAATGACCTGCATCGCATGCAGACGGTTGCCGAGCGGTTCAACAAAATTGGTTCTGAGCCTGAGCTGAAACCGGCAAAAGCCGGCCCGATAATCAGGCAAGTTATGGACTATCTTGAGCGAAGAATGCCCCAGATCGGTAAACATGTCACACTTTCGATGGAACTGAATTCCGAGAGAAGGATACCGGTCAACAAGGAATTATTCGCCTGGGCGATTGAAAACCTTTTGAAAAATGCACTGGATGCCATTGATTCCAGAAATGGAAACAACGACGACAGTGTGCACATAGAAGCCCGTGAATATAACAACAGCTACATTATTGATGTTACGGATACGGGCAAGGGAATTGAGAAAAAGCTGAGAAGTGAGATTTTTAATCCGGGTTACAGTACGAAGAAGCGTGGCTGGGGACTTGGGCTCAGTCTGACACGCCGGATTATTGAGGACTATCACAAGGGCAGAATCTATGTTTACAAGTCGGTGCCCGGGGAAGGCACGACGTTCCGGCTGGTACTTCCTCTGGGAGAAAATGGAAAGCTGGCTGCCGGGCGGAGAAAGAAAGCGGCATAG
- a CDS encoding peptidylprolyl isomerase, whose protein sequence is MGLMQKLRGGTKYIIWILILSFGLLWVLADTQVFDAMMAGPQNMGEVNKEPISWAEFNQRVNLYTEQHRERTGASPDSEVRAQYEEMAWDELVVDKILKQKMHDMGIAVTDSELIEMVTGDNPDPFIRQQFTREDGTLDRAALQNAIEAPENREIWIMIEQQLREQRRQQKLNQYLEASLRVSDFEIQQHYKGQNSRADFRYVRFPFSDVSRDEIEVSDSEIRSFYRNNEHRFQRSKSWQFSYVSFDISPTAEDTARTLQAMEEMRDAFREAEDVESFLSQNYSETDYYDSFLRPSEVRREHLRAFELDIDEVSEPFIYRNRAHMLRLLEERPADQTYTRVRQIRLSADDEGRQLASDLTDRIRDGESFSRLAENYSTHSGSAEHGGDMGYITRDDKPEARANAIFNASPGTLLDPMEDEDGIFIYMVVDRTNRDIRFADLSQDIEADPFETVQMLANDAEDFQYFAEADGFREEAERSGYEVNEAVATEGNPFISGLGQSRMILNELATMRRGDISDVIETEDRFLIFRVDEVIPEGTRPLDEVRSQVESLVRDQKRKEILTQRVNEMLQEGMSLDELAAQQDKTIQEAERVRLSSATVPGAGREPKVVGAAFSVPEGQLSSAIAGNNAVFVLTVDSRRMADPGDMTTAERRQIREELQQRKNTAFGDVWTERIKHDADIRDFRTQQRMAQPQAPAGPM, encoded by the coding sequence ATGGGTTTGATGCAAAAACTGAGAGGAGGAACCAAATACATCATCTGGATCCTCATCTTGTCATTCGGACTGCTTTGGGTTCTTGCAGATACGCAGGTATTTGATGCCATGATGGCAGGCCCGCAAAATATGGGTGAAGTCAACAAAGAGCCCATTTCATGGGCAGAATTCAATCAGAGGGTAAATCTGTACACAGAGCAGCACAGAGAGCGGACGGGAGCCAGCCCTGACAGCGAGGTCCGGGCACAGTATGAAGAAATGGCCTGGGATGAATTGGTTGTCGACAAAATCCTCAAGCAGAAAATGCACGATATGGGCATAGCCGTAACGGATTCCGAACTCATTGAAATGGTGACCGGTGACAATCCGGACCCGTTCATCCGTCAGCAGTTCACCCGTGAAGACGGAACACTTGACCGGGCCGCACTTCAAAATGCCATCGAAGCTCCTGAAAATCGTGAAATCTGGATTATGATCGAACAGCAGCTGCGCGAACAGCGCCGCCAGCAAAAACTGAATCAGTATCTGGAAGCATCATTGAGAGTAAGTGATTTTGAAATTCAGCAGCACTACAAGGGGCAGAACAGCCGGGCCGACTTCAGATATGTCCGGTTTCCATTTTCCGATGTCAGCAGAGATGAAATTGAAGTCAGCGATTCCGAAATACGATCGTTTTACCGGAATAATGAACACCGGTTCCAGCGCAGCAAATCCTGGCAATTTTCCTATGTAAGTTTTGATATTTCCCCCACTGCCGAGGATACTGCCAGGACACTTCAGGCAATGGAAGAAATGAGGGATGCCTTCAGAGAAGCCGAGGATGTCGAGAGCTTTCTTTCCCAGAATTATTCTGAAACCGATTACTATGACAGTTTTCTCAGGCCTTCTGAAGTGAGACGTGAACACCTCCGGGCATTCGAACTGGATATTGACGAGGTTTCCGAGCCGTTTATTTACAGAAACCGCGCACACATGCTCAGGCTCCTTGAAGAGCGCCCCGCAGATCAGACATATACCAGAGTCAGGCAAATCAGGTTGTCAGCTGACGATGAGGGGCGGCAGCTTGCATCAGACCTGACAGACCGGATCAGGGATGGTGAATCCTTCAGCAGACTTGCCGAAAACTACTCAACTCACAGCGGCTCAGCCGAGCACGGCGGTGACATGGGCTACATCACCAGAGATGACAAGCCGGAAGCACGTGCAAACGCAATTTTCAATGCCTCGCCCGGAACGTTGCTTGATCCGATGGAGGATGAGGACGGCATTTTTATTTACATGGTTGTCGACCGGACCAACAGGGATATCCGTTTTGCGGATCTGAGTCAGGATATCGAGGCAGACCCGTTTGAAACAGTACAAATGCTTGCCAATGACGCCGAAGACTTTCAGTACTTCGCTGAAGCTGACGGGTTCAGGGAGGAAGCCGAAAGAAGCGGCTATGAAGTGAATGAAGCCGTGGCAACGGAAGGCAATCCATTTATTTCCGGACTGGGCCAAAGCCGGATGATCCTTAATGAACTGGCAACCATGAGACGGGGTGATATCTCTGATGTGATCGAAACCGAAGACAGATTTCTGATTTTCCGCGTTGATGAAGTTATTCCGGAAGGTACGCGTCCGCTTGACGAAGTACGGTCACAGGTTGAATCACTTGTACGGGATCAGAAGCGCAAAGAAATTCTGACCCAAAGAGTAAATGAAATGCTGCAGGAGGGCATGAGTCTGGACGAACTGGCCGCACAGCAGGATAAAACGATTCAGGAAGCTGAGCGGGTGCGCCTTAGCTCGGCAACGGTGCCGGGAGCCGGTCGTGAACCAAAAGTGGTCGGAGCTGCATTTTCAGTGCCTGAAGGGCAGCTGTCATCGGCTATAGCCGGCAACAATGCCGTTTTTGTGCTAACTGTTGACAGTAGAAGAATGGCCGATCCGGGTGATATGACAACAGCAGAGCGCCGTCAGATTCGCGAAGAGCTGCAGCAGAGAAAAAATACTGCTTTCGGAGATGTGTGGACTGAGCGCATCAAGCACGATGCGGACATCCGTGATTTCAGAACGCAACAGCGGATGGCGCAGCCTCAGGCTCCGGCCGGGCCAATGTAA